The genomic window CGGGGTTCACTATGTACCTTCCTACAACTCCCACTGCATGTGCTATGTCAGGTCTAGTGCAGACCATAGCATACATTAGACTCCCTACTGCAGAAGCATATGAAACAAGTGTCATGTCCTCCCGCTCTTGATTTGTCTTCGATGACTGCTCCTTTgacaattttatgtgattttccactGGAGTAGTCCTGGGTTTAGCATCATTAATTATGAATCTAGCCATCACTTTCTTAACGTACTGCTCTTGGGATAGATTCAAAGTGCCAACAGATTTATCCTGAGAAATCCTCATCCCAAGAATTTGCTTCGCTGCACctaaatctttcatctcaaactcaGAAGATAGACTTTCCTTCAAAGTCTTTATCTCCTTCATACTGGATcctgcaatcaacatatcatccacatacaagagtaaaaatacataagaatcaGTGTATTTCTTAAAGTAGCAACACTGATCCTTTTCACTCCTGCGGAAGCCACTCTTGCACATAAAGGAGTCAAACTTCTTGTAGCACTGTCTAGGTGCTTGTTTCAGCCTATACAAGCTCCTGTTGAGCTTGCACACCATGTGTTCCTTTCCTGGAACTACAAACCCCTCTAGTTGCTGCATATAGATTTCCTTATCCAATTCTCCATGTAAAAATGCAGTTTTTACATCTATTTTCTCAAGATGCAAATTCTCTGATGCAACAATACTCAATAAAATTTGGATAATAGTTAATTTCACAACAGGAGAAAATATTTCAGTAAAATCAATACCTTTCctttgtgaatatccttcaaACTATTAACCGAGCCTTGAACCTTCTTTTACAATCTAGTTCTGCCTTGATTCTGAACACCCACTTGTTCAATAAAGCTCTCTTCCCTACAGGTAACTCAGCTAAAATCCATGTGTTATTCTTCTCAAGTGAGCTCATCTCATCATCCATGGATTTCTCCCACTTGATTGAATCTTTCACCTGTAAGGCCTCAGCAACAGACTCTGGTTCCCCTTCATCAGTCAGCAACAGATAATGTTATGATGGTGAATACCTCTCTGGTGCTCAAATGGTTCTGGGTGATCTCCTCCAAACCTATTTAGGTGTCACTTGTTATACCTCTGGTTCTTCAATGACAGTCTCTGGAGTTTGTTGAGTTTCTATTGTAACATCTTTGGGTGCACTCTTTGGTAACTCAACTTCAACTCCCACTTGCTTTGTATTCTCTTGAACCTTTTTCTCTCTGTCCTGGTATAGgacattttcatcaaatttcacaTCACAATGTCTTAGGATCTTTTTGTTCCTGTCATCCCAAAACCTGTAGCCAAACATGTCAGAACCATAACCTATAAAGTAGCACTTTATAGCTTTAGCATCAAGCTTATCTGTCTTCTCtggatcaacatgaacataagcaGTGCAACCAAAAGTTTTCAAGTGTGAATACTTGAGTTCTTTTCTTGTTCATACTTCTTCCGGAATCTTGAAACCCAGAGAAACTGATGGACCCTTGTTGATCAAGTATGAAGTTGTGCTCACAGCATCTTCCCAAAATGTCTTAGGCATCCCACAATGTATCTTCATGTTCCTTGCACACTCATTCAATATTTTGTTCATTCTTTCAGCAACTTCATTCTGCCTTGCCTTCCTGGGAACTATTCTCATCAATCTGATTCCCTCAGCTGCATAGAATTGTTTGAATTCTGACTTGTCATATTCTCCCCCATTATGAGACCTCAGGCATTTGATTTTCAAACCAGTCTAATTTTTAACTTCAGCTTTTCACCTCTTGAAAGTAACAAACACATCTGACTTGTGTTTCAAGAAGTAAACCCATACCTTCCTGCTGAAATCATCAATGAAGGTGACATAGAATTTAGATCCACTAAGTGATGAAACAGGAGATGGTCCCCATACATCTATATGGACCATTTCCAACCGTACTTTCTTTGGCTCTCTTGCAGTCTTTGTGAAGCTTGCTCATTTTTGTTTGCCTATAACACAACTATCAGAAAGACCCATATCAACAGATTTCAGCCTCTCTAAATCTCCTTTTACAGCCATCATCTTTATTCCTTTGGCACTCATGTGTCGAAGTCTGTTGTGCCACAGACATGAATCAGAAGCACCCTCAGCAACAACAGTCATGTTTATACACCCTGCAGTGGTGTACAAAGTTCCAATTTTTGTGCCACGTGATACAACCATagaacccttcacaaacttccaCGAACGTTTCCCAAACTCTGTTGTGTAGCCTGTTCTATCCAACTGACAAACAGAGATCAAATTCTTCTTGAGATAAGGAACATTTCTGACATTCTCCAATGTCCACTGATTTCCTGCTAGAGTTTTTATGCAGACATCCTCTTTTCCTTCAATCTCCAATGGCTTGTTGTTAGCAAGATACACCTTTCCAAAATATTTAGACTTGAAATTTTGGAACAATTCCTTGTTTGGAGATGAATGAAAAGatgcaccagaatccaatatccaggATTCAACTGGGCTTTCCATACTAAGGATTAGAGCATCCCTAATGTATTCTATTGAATTAACAGAATCATTATCATCTCTAGATTtctgattcttcttcttcttggtttCTTGCAATCTATCCGAAAGTGTCTTTTCTCTCCACAATTCCAACATATCACGTTAGGTTTTGGAGATTTtccacaatttttttattttgatctgCCATGTGTATTTTTACCCTTCGATTGGTCTCTCCCCCTTCGGTCAACGCTCAGAGCACTACCAAATGACTCCCCAATTTCTAATTTTCAAATGCTTTCGCTAAGAACAACATCTCAGATTTCATCAAACTTAAGCTTCTGAGATCCACGGGAACTACTAATCACAGCAACAATAGTATCCCAAGACTCGGGaagagatgacatcaaaatcaatgctTTAATTTCATCTTTGAAATTAATATCCATAGAACACAGTTGACTAACAATCATATTGAACTAGTttatatgatcagtaatagatctATTCTCAGCCATCTGTAATTGAACAATCTATACATCAAATATACCTTGTTCATTGCAGATGGTTTTTCATACATATTTGATAACGCTTTCAATAGATCTGACGTGGTCATCACCTTGACGATGTTGAACACCACATTTCTTGACAAAGTCAACCGGATTAGCCCTAGAGTCTGCCGATCCTTGAGCTTCCACTCCTCCTCCTTCATGGACTCCGGCTTTACCCTGGTCAAGGGTTCATGAAGATCTTTTTGGTACAGATAGTCTTCAATCTGCATCTTCCAAAAACCAAAATCGAATCCATCAAACTTCTCGATTCCAAGCTTCGATCTTTCCATCTTCAGTGATCTTGTGAATCTCCTAATCTCTGATACAAGTTTTTAGGATCGATTATCTTTCACACTCACTAGATCTGGCGGAAAAAATGAAGAAAGCTAGAGAGAAGTTTCGTGGGGAGagataaaagagagagagagattgatttcATGGTAACACCCATGGGTAAACTCCACAGTGGACGggttatttatattaatgattcaGAATATGTATGATTGAACTGTGTGAACGTTAATATATAATTAGTAAATtacatattaatcaggctccacacCTAACATCACACGCTTGCGCCGCCTCCTTCGCTGTGTCAAACATACCTAACCAAACATTGGATCTTTTCCTCGGATCACTTGTCTCCACCATGTATTTTCACGATGGCCTCTTATAAACTCCTCGGTAATGCACATCCTCTCCAACTCCCTTCACTTTCTCCGACGCCTTCGCAACTCTTCCATTCACTTTCTCCACCCTCGTCTCCGCCTTCATACTCTTTTGCTTCTTCAGCACCATTTTCACAAGTGATAAGGATGAGAGAAAACATAGGGGGATCTTCAGCACCATTTTCACAAGTGTACCCAGACCTTGTTTCTGGAAGACCCTCATCTCAAGACACTGAATATGGTATCATAACGATATCAGGGGGCAGATGCTTCCTAAAGAGTTAACCGAAACGTGCAAAGGGACGCCTAAGCTAGCATCTTGCTCTTGAGAATAATGATCTAAGACTGTATATTGTCAGTGAAATTGTGTTTTAGGAGAAGAATTAGCTACTACAAAAAGCAACAAGTTGAGAACAACAGACCTCCATCTCAAAATGTCAGAATAGGAAAATAATTGATTAGATTGAAAGAACTAAGTCATACGACTAATGACAATTCACTTctgatagatttttttttcagtATCCCGATTTATCTGCTTCATCCCTCTGCCTTTGACTTTTTAGGTTTGTCACTATTAAGAGGCATGGAAATGTACAAATATTGTAGGCATTTTAAAGTTCTCTTTAAAATGGTCTTTTTATTTCAGCAATTGTTTTTCGCTCCTGTTAAATTTTTTTCCCCCGACCTGTGTtgaatttcttttatatttccttGAGCCAAGGATCTATCAGGAACAACATCTCAACCTCCCAAGGTAGGGtaaaggtctgcgtacactttaccctcccccgACCTCACTTGTGTGAAGTTCTGTCAAAAGGCTGCACGATGTAAAGTCCAGATGAGCAGTCTCCCTGTAAATCGCGTGTCGAAGACATTTTATGGGTAATTTGGACACTGTGGGACAAACATAAGGGGAGAGGAAGAAGAaattgggatgtcacactccaaCATGTTAATATCCCTTTAACTCTACAAAAATAGATCATTCTATTTCAAGATTTTGGTGATCAATTTAGTTTTTGTGAAAAGGAAATAGTGAGATTTATTCAACCAGCTAGAATGTCTCAAAACAGAATCATGCACAAATAAAGTgctaaaacaaaaaagaaagaagcaaTATTACAGGAATACAAAACTAATCAAATAGTTGCAGCAAACAAATTATTTGGAACGATAGATTCCAACAACATGCTCAACATGCTAGAAGTTGAATCTTGATCTTCTGTAGCATCCCTACAACATCTTTCATGTTGGTCCTTGTTGCAGATTCGTTATGACAATCTAATGCAACTTTTCATGATTGATGCCACAACATCTAGCTCCTTCTTTAAGCGATTACCAGTTGATGTTAACAAGTTGGCATCTACGACCTCCATTACATTATCTTGAAGTGAATAACTCGCCCATTGTTTCAAGCTAAGATCCCCCTCAAACTCATTAGGCTTTCTCCTAGTAAACGTTTCCAGCAACATAGACGTCACACTTTGTTGACACAGTCCTTCCAGTCCATACTCTACAGTCAAACAATTCATTTAAAGAAGCAATAGGCTTTCTAGGTGGGAATAAAAGAAAGGAATAATCAATGTTCAAAAAATTAGCAAAACAAAGTGACGTACCCGGTGCAATATACCCGAATGTTGCTAAGGTTTTAGTGTAAAAATCACCCTGATCTTCACCAAGCAGTTTTGAAATGCCAAAGTCGCTGAGGTGGGAAACCATATCTTCATCCAGCAAGACGTTACTAGGCTTCACATCACAGTGAATCAAAGGCAACGAGCACCCATGGTGAAGATATTCCAAAGCACTTGCCACATTTATCATTATGCTTAGGCTCTGCTTGATGTCGAGGAAGTAGTTGTGcgaatacaatacttctcaagaCTCCCATTAGGCATATAATCAAGAACTAAAGCCTTAAAATCAAGATTGGAACAACTTGTAATGACTTTTACAAGATTCCTATGACGAAGGCTACACAAAACTTCACATTCCATATCAAAACTCTTGAATGCTGCATCCAGTTGCAGGTTGAACACTTTAACTGCAATGACAGTTCCACTTCTAAGAACACCTTTGTAAACAGAGCCAAAACCTCCAAAACCAATCAGATTACTCTCACTAAGGTCATCCATTGCTTGAAGCAGTTCATAGTATGAAATTCTTTCTCGTGTTACGGTAGACAATGACTCGGCTTGTTGAGGAGCACTTTTACCTCTTCTATACCTTATTCATAGGAGCACAAAGGTCATAGTAACAAATACAACTGCAATTGcgagcaaaagaaaaagaacttgcaattttttcctatttgatcTGTTCTTTGATGAAGTGGGGCATGGCGGGACAATAAATCTTGAAGAACCACACAATGCTTCATTGTAGATGAAAAACTGACTCAAGAGGTTCTTGAAAGGACCTCCCGAGGGTATTTCACCATACAATTTGTTGAAAGAAACATTGAAATACTTCAGGTTTTGAAGTTTCTCCAAAGACTTAGGAATGATTCCAGATATATTGTTTTGAGAAAGAtctaggaattccaaacctaccatGTTGCTCATTGAGTCAGGTATAGCTCCTTGCAAATTGTTTTGTCTCAAAGAAAGGTGTGCCAGATTCTGCAATCCTCCAATTTCTCTTGGAGTTCTATTTGAAAATTGATTCATTGACAAATCTATTAGTGTCGCAGCCTTTAGATTTCCACTTTCTGGAGGTAAAGAACCTACCATGTTGTTTGACGATAAGTCAAGAACCACTAGATCTTGAAGGTTCCCTAAGCTTGGTGGTATATTGGAACTCAATTTGTTGGAACTGAGATGTATCTCCCTAAGGGAGGTAATATTCCCTAAACAATTAGGAAGAGATCCTGAAAGTTGATTTTGATCCAAGTAAATATCACCCAGATGCTGCAATTTACATATATGATCACCAATAAATACTGTAAGATTGTTCTTACTCAAGTTCAACCGCTGGAGGCTTCTCAAGTTGCCAATTGATGTTGGAATCGATCCGACCAAGTTATTTCAAGAAAGTTGAAGGTCTAATAAGCTGCTTAAGTTCCCAACTTCATTTGGAATTCACCCTTTGATTTTGTAACTGTTGGTGTAAAATTTTCTAAGAGAGGTGGAAAGGTTCCCCGTGGAGGCTGGAAGTATGCCATTTAGAGGGTTGGAATATAGATAAAGAACTGTTAAATTTCTGCAATTGGTTAAGGAAGTCAGGAAGCTTAATGATGAGTCGTTGGTTAAATTGTTTCCCCTTAAATTCAGTAACTGTAGATGAGTCAACTATCCAAGAGAATTGGGAATCAAGCCAGTGAGTTGGTTGTTAGAAAGCTATAGAAGAGTGAGTTTGGAACTGTAATGAACCCAAATTCTCAACTCAACAATCCATACACAAAGTGAACAAAACTAATCAACTTTGACTAATACGGAAAGGAGAAATTACAGTACAAAGAAGAGGAATAATAGTAGAAGGGGGTGAGAGGTCTAGAGAGAGTTGGAGATGAGAAGCATAGTCTTTGCCTAAGCAATTATCACAATTTGCATAAGTCTATTCTTCCTAGACTGTACTATTTATTAACCCGTATCCCACACATAACCACTTAATGTGGTATTGGGCTACTTCACCATGATTGGTTTCGTCCCATTCATAACGATACCCCCGACCCCAATAAAAACCTTGTCCTCAAGATTCAAGCAGGCATGAGCATCCTCGGGTACCGTTAGATAGATAAGCAGCAAGGATATAACTTGGTTGGCAGCCTGGATTTTTGTAGATGTGGTTGCATCATTCTTGTTTAGCTGCTAACTAACGTGGCAAAGATATATAATAATGTGAGATGTGTCCAAAAGAGAAATGCAAGTAAGTATATCATCCAAACATGTAGAAGCACTACTGACAGCCACACACGGGACCTTTGTCATATTTTCTAGTAGCAACACACAGATGGCTAATGGAAACTGCAATACCCTTCTCACTCCATGTGATTGCAATGCAATTCTCGACAATAGAGAACACCTTGGACCAACAGGAATTTACACACCCTACTTACCCAGGATCCCATACTCTACTCATAGAGTTTGAATAAGCAATGAAGAAAAACATGTCAAAACATTCCAATAACAGTAGCTCCTCCACATTCTCTCCATAACTAGATTGCAAGATGTAGGAATTCACACACCAAAACTGTTCGGAATCCTACACTCTAGACATATAATTAATATACGGGGTTGATAAAAACTTGCCAGAGCATCCCTGCGATTGTAGTGCCTCTACGTCCACTGCATAACCTGTTAATGCCCTGAACTCAAAATGGATTCCCAGATCCCATACACAAAGGTTCAATGACATTACATGAATGGGTACCAAAAAAATTATGGCACTAGGATTAACTGGAAAATAGGGAATCACATAAACACAATCCCATAAGGCACCAACAAATGAGAATTTGATATCAGCAGATTGCCCAGACGTTGTTGACATTAGAAACAAATGGCCAGCAAAAGAAACTAGGAAACTAGATGTATCTCTTGGATGCGAATTCCCAACTACCCTGGCAACATGGAATGGATGTTCGTCTAATCCAAGatcaaacataaaacaacacAACATACTCGGAGTGGGCACATTTTCAATAAAAAGTGAATCAAATGTCACCTCAGGATCCATGAAAATAGAAGCAACAGGCAAATCAATGTGGCTCTTGTTTTCTGTCATCATACCCCAAACTGTAATAACAAAAGACGGAGAATTCAGATCATAAGCCACAATGTTTTCCTCGTTGTTGTCATTCAAACCAGAGTTCCAGGTCTCCTTTTTCACTTGGAGGGTAGAATATTTAGTGTCTTCGATTTTATGTTGCAACGATGCATCCTTGATTAAAGCCACTGGTCGAGCTGCGATGGTGGAAGAAATTTCATCCATCAATTGGCCAGTGCCAAAATTAGAGACCGGCATAGGCAGGTTGCTGAAAGAGTGTGCTTCAAATAGTTGGACCTCCTCTGGTTGTATTAAAGTAGATGTCATTGCATCAGTGAGGATTCCAACATCTAATCCCTCAGTATCAGACACCTTGGCTACTGTGGTCACAAAATGTACACCCTCATGGAAAATAATGTTCAGATCATAAATGTCGGAGGTCACTATTGTGTGTGAAATTTTGTAGAACACCGGATCTTCAACAATGGATGAAGGTCCACGTACCAAATCCATTTGAACTAATTCTACATTGCCAATTGGTGGTGTCTCCATGTCAGTAGGAGTTTCAATCTCAGTATCATTTCCAGTAAATGATGTCAAGGAATCTATAATTGCAGACTTCACTGCCAATTTATCGAACATATGGTGGGCATGATCATCGTCCAAAGTATAAGAAAAATCAGATCTGAAGATTTTTGCAGTTAGTTGGGTAGCACAATGATTACAATTTTTGAGTTTCGACTATCCCATAGAATTCGAAATACCTTTCATCTTGGAAAATCCACGCCTCTGGATTGATGCCATGGAAACGGTCTAATTCCACCCTTGATGGTTTGTGGCGAAGAGTGTGCGGAGCTAGTGCTGGACCACCAGACATATCCGGAACTAGATTCTATGTGCCCGATGATATCACCTGGCCAGCCAACTCTTGAACCAGTTTATGAATTTCTGAGAGATCACTTGAAATGGACTCTTGAACACCATGAATAGATTTCGCAACATACTTGAGTATTTGATCCTCCATGAGAGACCTCAGGATGAAAGCACCAATGTAACGAACCCAAATTCTCAACTCAACAACCCATATACAAAGTGAACAAAACTAATCAACTTTGATTAATACGGAAAGGAGAAATTACAGTACAAAGAAGAGGAATAATAGTAGAAGGGGGTGAGAGGCCTAGAGAGAATTGGGGATGAGAAGCATGGTCTTTTCCTAAGCAATTATCCCAATTTGCATAAGTCTATTCTTCCTAGAATGTACTATTTATTAACCCGTATTCCACACATAACCACTTAATGTGGTATTGGGCTGCTTCACCATGATTGGTTTCAGCCCATTCATAACAGGAACAATTGGACATGGAATGGGGAATCGTCCCAATAAGATTGGTTTAGTTCATCAGTAAAGATCTTCAATGTTGGGCAAGATAGAACACATGTTTGGTGGGAGGCTGATAGATTATTGTTTGTAAGAGAAATCACTCTCAGCCCGGATATGTTGAAGATCTCCATTGGAAGTGAACCACTAAAACTATTAAATCCAAGACTAAGTACCTCCAACTCAATGTGATTTCTTATCTCTTTGGGTATTTCACCTGGAAACACATATAGTGGACTACTAGTGAGTTGGGTCAATCTATTTTTGCTAGGATATAAGAATTGCATCTTGTTTAACTTGTCAATCTCCCGTGGGAAGAATCTACTAATAATTTTAACTTTCATGTTGTTGGTGATACGAAactattaaaagaaaagagaaaaagaatgtgTATCGACGATAAATAGATTTGAACAGATCGATTAATCTGGCTTCTCTCCATGCCTAATAACACCAAACTTCGATACCTCAATTAATTCAATAACTGAAATTACCCCTGCAGTTACtgtgtaataaaataaaattctgaagCAATTAGATACAAACATtcgaaagattaaaaatatacCTTTGAAATGGTTAAATCCGAGATACAATTGCTGCAAGTTACTCAATCTTCCAATTTCACTATGTATTGGTCCATCAAACTCATTAAATGAGAAAGACAATACTTGAAGTTGTGAACTATTTGACAAGCGTGTAGGCATATGACCATGAAGCTTGTTATAAGACAGATAAAGCCCTTTAGTTTTGGAAGACCATTGCTTAAACCAATGGAAGACTTCCTGATAAGCTATTGCCAGTAAATGCAATGAATTCGATCATAGAAatatggcataatacataaatatgaccctaaatttaacaccaaattataactttgaccttaaactttgacagtgcacaaatatgactattaactattcaaaattgcacaaatatgacctccaatcctacgtggcaaaacgcgtgtttaacacgcaaaactgggcgcgtccagcttaaaatctaagggcataatacataaatatgaccctacacttgataccaaattacaattttgaccttaaactttgacagtgcacaaatatgactttaactattcaaaacagcacaaatatgacctttaaatgacttttcactattattttttcattatttttcgcTCAAAGGggaaaatggcatctaatttcttttgtcattgaggaaaaagagcaatattgaagatttattaaatagatgggtcagcctcatacgaaaaaatcgcatgggtatgtatatattataaagcaaagggcgaatttatgttatataatatatctaaatataatttatttaaatattaaattaaagatgaaactatactaataataaaaaaaattatagttttagtaaaatgttattaaattaacgtcattaaggatagtagtagtagtatattaaattaatgttatcaaattaacgttattaaaatgttattaaattaatgttatcaaaacattattaaattaacgcagggcCGAACCTACATGGTTatcatggggttcacccgaaccccctcggtaaaaaaattacgttgtatatataaggtataaaatctatatttatgtacatatattaatgttgaaccacatgaaacaagacacttaaatagcccagtggtgttattttctcttcttgggcgcttccttcagcctactgcgtGGGATTGATCCTGCTCGTggctttttttttaataaaaaaaaactaggtgttgttgctatagaaataaataaaataataataataataataataataataaaaacgatgTCGTTTTAACccaaaaagtaaaactttgacaatgcacaaatatgacttttaattattcaaaactgcataaatatgacctccctccaagtcagcccttttaacgtcGTGGCACTATGTGATTGGATGAGCTTTCCACATAGacgcgagtgaaactcacgcatggggatTACAAAAtaggaggtcatatttgttcagattttgaatagttaaaggtcctatttgtgcactatcaaagtttaaggtcaaagttataatttggtgtcaagtttagggtcatatttatgtattatgcctagaaatattgaaaattgtgAATGATATATAACCCGtaaattgattatgttttatgGACAACCAATTCATGTTGTGAAGATTGCTAATATCTTCTGGAATGTTTCCATGAAGTGAATTATAAAATATCTCCAAAGTCTCCAACCTTGAGGCGTTCGAGAGTGACATAGGAATAAAgactagaagatgtacttcctagtcgagtcagtcccttgatttctagaaaatgcactttctagtcgattcattgcacttaatccttaggagacgcacttccttattatttttcatttttcaggaggcacagttttttaacttaaacttttatctctagaagacacactttctagttagTATTCctaactttaattcttaggagacgcacttcctagtcttggtcatttaattttactcaCAAGAGATGCATCTCTTGGTCAGattcttgattcatcattgcaacatgcaagtagttATTTGGATTTGATATTCACAAAGGTCCTTTGacgataaactggggcaaaatttaattcttgttgtttgaaactttaattttctggaaaatgaaatctctttataataacatttgtttgggataatttctttttagttttgatgtatttttaggagcccgcctaaagaactggatgatgaaattgaaagtcgagAACTCGCCCAGAGAATAGAgtaatgaaattgcaagtcagtaACCCGCCCGGAGAATAGAGTGAAGAAGTTTAAAGTCAAGCAGCAAGgttaagaagttgaaagtcaagcaacaaggtgaagaaattgaaagacaacagattgaaaaatatcaagtcaGGAACCCACTTGttgaacagggtgaagaaattgaaagccaagcaacaagctaaagaaattgcaagtcaggagcccacctgaagaattgagtaatgaaactcaagtcaaaagtccAAAAAAGCTATATTTAtaggatttttataattttatttctattttaatttgtaattttcatttttaatataatgac from Capsicum annuum cultivar UCD-10X-F1 unplaced genomic scaffold, UCD10Xv1.1 ctg3101, whole genome shotgun sequence includes these protein-coding regions:
- the LOC107869132 gene encoding probable LRR receptor-like serine/threonine-protein kinase At3g47570, whose protein sequence is MINVASALEYLHHGCSLPLIHCDVKPSNVLLDEDMVSHLSDFGISKLLGEDQGDFYTKTLATFGYIAPEYGLEGLCQQSVTSMLLETFTRRKPNEFEGDLSLKQWASYSLQDNVMEVVDANLLTSTGNRLKKELDCLEMRVFQKQGLGTLVKMVLKIPLCFLSSLSLVKMVLKKQKSMKAETRVEKVNGRVAKASEKVKGVGEDVHYRGVYKRPS
- the LOC107869821 gene encoding uncharacterized protein LOC107869821; protein product: MSGGPALAPHTLRHKPSRVELDRFHGINPEAWIFQDERSDFSYTLDDDHAHHMFDKLAVKSAIIDSLTSFTGNDTEIETPTDMETPPIGNVELVQMDLVRGPSSIVEDPVFYKISHTIVTSDIYDLNIIFHEGVHFVTTVAKVSDTEGLDVGILTDAMTSTLIQPEEVQLFEAHSFSNLPMPVSNFGTGQLMDEISSTIAARPVALIKDASLQHKIEDTKYSTLQVKKETWNSGLNDNNEENIVAYDLNSPSFVITVWGMMTENKSHIDLPVASIFMDPEVTFDSLFIENVPTPSMLCCFMFDLGLDEHPFHVARVVGNSHPRDTSSFLVSFAGHLFLMSTTSGQSADIKFSFVGALWDCVYVIPYFPVNPSAIIFLVPIHVMSLNLCVWDLGIHFEFRALTGYAVDVEALQSQGCSGKFLSTPYINYMSRV
- the LOC124885228 gene encoding receptor kinase-like protein Xa21; this translates as MVGSLPPESGNLKAATLIDLSMNQFSNRTPREIGGLQNLAHLSLRQNNLQGAIPDSMSNMVGLEFLDLSQNNISGIIPKSLEKLQNLKYFNVSFNKLYRRGKSAPQQAESLSTVTRERISYYELLQAMDDLSESNLIGFGGFGSVYKGVLRSGTVIAVKVFNLQLDAAFKSFDMECEVLCSLRHRNLVKVITSCSNLDFKALVLDYMPNGSLEKYCIRTTTSSTSSRA